The Bradyrhizobium sp. WSM471 genome includes the window GTCGCGGCCCGCGCCGGCCAGCTCAACGATGCCTTCGGCATCGTCTGGCAGTGGACCCGCAGCTCGTATTCGCCCTACCCCGGCTATCGCGCGATCGAAGGCGCGCTCGGCGAATACAACGGCAAGTTCATGGTTAACCAGCTGGTGCTGCGCGGCTCTTCGCTTGCAACCCCGGAGGGGCACAGCCGTATCAGTTATCGCAACTTCTTTTATCCGCACCACCGCTGGCAGTTCACGGGACTGCGGCTCGCCGACTACGAGTAAAATTCTCATCCGACGACAAAATGCGCGCCGGACAGCGCGTTCAGGAGAGTACCATGAATGTGCACGCCAGCGCTTTGGCCGAAGCCCATCTTCCCGACGAGCAGACCACTGCCTTCGCGCGCGAGGCCATCGAGGACCTCTCGCAGCAGCCGAAAAAGCTGTCGCCGAAATATTTCTATGATGCGGCCGGATCGGAATTGTTCGAGGCAATCACGCGCCTGCCCGAATATTACCCGACGCGCACGGAGCTTGCGATCCTGAAGGAGCGCGGCAGCGAGATCGCGAAAATCATCCCGGAGCACGCGGCCCTTGTCGAATTCGGCGCAGGCGCGACCACAAAGGTCCGCCTGCTGCTCAACCACTGCAAGTTCGCGGCCTATGTGCCCGTCGACATCTCCGGCGATTTCCTGACGGCGCAGGCGAACGGCCTGAAGCGGGATTTTCCGTCACTCGGCATCTACCCGGTGGCGGCCGACTTCACCACACCGTTCGAGCTGCCCAAGGCGGTGGCGACCATGCCCAAGGTCGGGTTCTTCCCGGGCTCGACCATCGGCAATTTCGAGCCCCATGAAGCGCAGGCCTTCCTGAAGAGCGCGCGCGCTATTCTGGGCCGGGGTGCGCAGATGATCATCGGCGCCGACCTCGAGAAGGAGGAGCGCCTGCTCCACGACGCCTATAACGATGCCGCCGGCGTCACCGCGCGCTTCAACCTCAATGTGCTGGTGCGGATCAACCGCGAACTCGGCGGCAATTTCGACCTCTCCGCCTTCACCCATCGCGCGATCTACAATCGCGAACGGCACCGCATCGAGATGCACCTGATCAGTAAGAAGAGCCAGACCGTGCGCCTGCTTGGCACCAGCTTTTCGTTCCGCGCGGGCGAGAGCATCCACACCGAGAACAGCTACAAATACAGCCTCGAGCGCTTCGCCGCGCTGGCGCAGGGCGCAGGCTGGCGGGTGCGCGAGAGCTGGACGGATGCGGCGAAGATGTTCTCGGTGCACGCGCTGGAGGCGGCGGAGTAGAAATTCCTCCGTTTCCTGCGGCGCATCCTTCGAGACGCACGCCTTAGGCGGGCACCTCAGGATGAGGACGGTATCCGTGGCAGCAGTTTCGACGGGCACCGGCGCTGATTAGCCTCATCCTGAGGAGACCGCGGAGCGGTCGTCTCGAAGGACGAGGCGTTCAGTCAGGCGCTCGCGGCCCGTGCTCAATGCTCCTCGGCTTCTTCCGGCGTCGATCCCAGCGAGACCGATTCCCACACCGCAACAACGATCATGATCACCGTCGCGGCGACCGACAGCCATAGCGGGGACAGTTCGGCGGCGAACCACGACAGCGCCGCGAGCGCGATGATGCCAATCCCGTGCGAGAGCTGGAGGAAGCCGCGGATCGCGTGCTTGAACAGGATGGTGCCGACCAGGAACAGCAAGGGACCGCCGATCGTGCTGACGATAGTCCTGATATCGGAATGCCCGACCGGATGCTTCAGCACCAGCTCGTCCGAGACCGCGGTCAGGATGATGCCGGCGACGATCGGCATATGTAGATAGGTGTAGGCGAGCCGCGCCAACCGGCCGGATTCCTCGGATTTCGAGATGCGCTCGGCGCCGGCCTCGGCACCCCTGTGGAAATAGACCCACCACATCGCGATGCTGCCGACCAGCGCGGAGACGAAGGCCAGCATGTTGTCTGCGGTCCAGGCCAGCTCGGCGAAGGTCGCGCCGTTGACGACGACGGCCTCGCCGAGCGCGATGATGACGAAGAGCGAGCAGCGCTCGGCCATGTGGCCGCCTTCGACAGCCCAGGCCTCGACCGACGAGAAGCCCAGCTTGGGGACCCAGAAGCGCACCGCTGGCGAGATGTATTCGATCGTCAGCGCCACGATCCAGAACCATAGCCGCGCCTCGTCATGGGCGAGGCCGCCGAGAATCCAGAAGATCGCGGAGACCGAGAGCCACGTCAGGATGCGGATCGCATTGTGCCGGACCGCAGTTCGATGGTGCGGCGTTGCAAACATCCAGAAGGCGGTGCGCCCGACCTGCATCGTTGCGTAGGCGATCGCAAACCACAGGCCGCGCCCCTCGAAGGCGGTCGGGATCGTCGTCGACAGCACGAGGCCGCCCAGCATCATCAGGAAGATCAGGATCCGGACCGGCGTCAGCTCGGGATCGAGCCAGTTGGTGACCCAGGCGGTGTAGACCCACACCCACCATACCGCGAGGAACAGCACCGCGACGTGCACGGCACCGAGCGGCGTGAAATGGTGCAGCAGCGTGTGCGAGACCTGCGTGATCGCGAAAACGAAGACCAGGTCGAAGAACAGCTCGGCATTGGTGACGCGGCTGTGCTGGTTTGGCAGGATGACGCGAAACATCGCGCCGCGCGGATTGTCCGCAGCCATCGTCATCCCCCCGTCACGATCAGATCAAGCGCCCGGCACACCGGTTTGCAGCGCCAGCGCATGCAGGACGCCGCCCATCTGGCCGCGGAGGGACTGATAGACGATCTGGTGCTGCTGGACGCGGGACTTGCCGCGGAAGGTCTCCGAGATCACGGTCGCGGCATAGTGATCGCCGTCCCCGGCGAGGTCACGGATGGTCACTTCGGCATCGGGGATCGCCGCCTTGATCATCGCCTCGATATCGTGGGCGTCCATAGGCATTCGGGTCGTGCTCCTGTCTCGGCTGCAATCAGCCTTGTCGTCGAATCCTTGCCGGGGTCCGGGTCTACAAAGCCAAACGTGCCGGCGGGGCCAAACTTAGCGTGAACGGCCTTCTACGTCACGCCTTCCGGCACTATATCGGTGATCCGATCTGGATAAAGCCACGACAAAGTGCCGCGCGCGGCAGAGTGATCGAAAAAGGCGTGAAATCATGAAACTTCCAGGGCCCGACCACCCCATCACCATCACCCCGAATCCCCGGCGCGTCCGCGTCACGGCCGGCGGCATTGTGATCGCCGAGACCACCAAGGCGCTGACGCTGAAAGAGGCGAAATACCCGGCGGTTCAATATGTGCCGCGACAGGACGCCAACATGGCGTTGCTGGAGCGCACCGACCGCGTCACCCATTGCCCCTACAAGGGCGATGCCAGCTATTACAGCGTCAAGGCCGACGGCCAGACGCTGGACAACGCGATCTGGACCTATGAGGCGCCCTTCCCCGCGATGACCGAGATTTCCGGTCACCTCGCCTTCTATCCGGACAAGGTGAAGATCGAGGAAGTGGGGTAGCCCCGTGTTGGTCATTCCGGGGCGATGCGTCAGCATCGAACCCGGAATCTCGAGATTCCGGGTCTGGTGCTAACGCACCATCCCGGAATGACGAAGGAAGCTACGCCCTGAATATCGTGAGTCCCAGGATCAGCAGCACCAGGAAAATCACGACGAACACGTAGAACAGGAAGCGGGCGATGTCGGCGGAGGCGGCCGAGATGCCGGTGAAGCCGAGCACGCCGGCCACGATCGAGACGAGTAAGAATATCAGCGCCCATTTCAGGATCGTCATCGCCAGCTCCGAAATTGTACCGCCTGCCGCGGTCCTCAAGCCCTTTTGGCGAACGCTAACTTCGTCGCAGGGAACTGGTTCCTAGCGTCCAAACGACCCTTGCTGAATCCGGTTCCCGGCGGCAAAGTCCGGCCGGGACGGAAAGCGCGACCGGGGCGGCCACGATGACGATGTCACACTCAGCGACGATCGGCGCAGAGGCGCACGCGGCGCCGAGGAGCAAGGCGCGCAATTTGTCGCTGGATCGCGCCCGCACCTTCCTCACGCTGGTGGTGCTGCTGCACCACGCCGTCATTCCCTACACCTATTTCGGGCACACCGATCCGGCGTCCTGGGCCGGTTTCGACATCGTCGTGTTAGCCACCGACAGCTTCTTCATGGCGATGTTCTTCTTCCTGTCAGGACTGTTCACCTGGCCTGGCATCGCCCGCAAGGCGCCGTCCGTTTTTCTCAGCAATCGCCTGTTGCGGCTCGGGCTGCCGTTCGCGATCGCGGCGTTCACCGTCATCCCGCTCGCCTATTACGCAATCGCGCTGCGGCACGATCCCGGGCTGAGCTTTACGGCATTCTGGTGGAAGACGATCACGGTTGGTCCGTGGCCGAGCGGCCCGATCTGGTTCGTGTGGGTGCTGCTGGCGTTCGACCTGACCGCGAGCCTGCTCTACCGGGTCTCCGCGCATCTGGTCGATCCGGTCAATCGCGTCTCGCTGCGCGGATTCGAACAGCCGGTCGTATTCTGGCTGCTGCTCGTCGTCATCACCACAATCGCCTACGTGCCGGCGCTGCTCTATTTCGGCGGCAGCACTTGGTTCGAGTTCGGGCCGTTCTCGGTGCAGGCGAGCCGCATCCCGCTCTACTTCGCCTATTTCTTCATCGGCGTCAGCGTTGGAGCGGCGAACTTCGATCGCGGCATCCTCAGCGCCGACGGGCAACTGCCGAAACAGCGCTGGCTATGGGTGCTCGCCACGCTGATTCCTTACTGCCTGATGTGGGTCATGATCTACATCAAGCGCGAGATCCTCGGTAATCCCGACCCACAGCCGCACTGGTATCAGGCGATCTACGGCACGTTCTTCGTGCTGTTCTCCGGCTCGATCCTGCTCGCGATTCTCGCCTTCTTCCTGGACCAGAAGTCGCCGCGCCCGAACCTGCTCGACCGCATGCAAGCGGATGCCTACGGCATCTTCCTGGTGCACTACCCGATCGCGTTGTGGATCCAGTACGGGCTGTTCGATTACAGCTGGCCTGCGATCGTGAAAGCCACGATCGGCTTCGTGCTCACGGTGATCTCGAGCTGGGGGCTGACGGCGGCCTTACGGAAGATTCCGGGGGCGTCGCACGTGTTGTGAGGCAAGACGCTCGTAGCCCGGATGAGCGAAGCGACATCCGGGAAACCTCTCGACAAAGACCCGGATGTCGCTTCGCTCATCCGGGCTACAAGTTCAGCGCCTTACGCCGCCTTGCCGCCCATATACTCCGGCAGCCAGCGCTCGAACGAGGTCCGCAGCGCCTCGATCGTTACAGGCGCTTCGCCCGCGATCGCGATCGCGTCGCCGCCGGTGGTGCCGATCCGCACGCAGGGCACCTCGCAGCCGCGCATCTTGGCGAGCACGCGGCCGGCCTCGGTTTCAGGCACGGTGACGAGATAGCGCGCCTGATCCTCGCCGAACCAATAGGCCTGAGGCACCAGCGCAGTCGGCGCCGCGAGCAGTTTTGCGCCGATGCCGCTCGCCATCGCCATCTCGGCAAGCGCGATCAGCAGGCCGCCGTCGGAGAGATCGTGCACGGCGGTCGCAGTGCCCGCATGGATCATGCCGCGCACGCAGTCGCCGTTGCGCTTCTCGGCGGCGAGGTCGACCGGCGGCGGCGCGCCCTCCTCGCGACCGCAGATGTCGCGCAGGTAAACGGACTGGCCGAGCCAGCCATGGGTGTCGCCGATCAGGAGAATCGCCTCGCCTTCGGCCTTGAAGGCGAGCGAGGCCGATTTGGTGAAGTCATCGAGCAAGCCGACGCCGCCGATCGAGGGCGTCGGCAGGATCGCGCGGCCATTGGTCTCGTTGTAGAGCGAGACGTTGCCGGACACGACCGGGAAGTCGAGCGTGCGGCAGGCTTCCGAGATGCCCTTCAGGCAGCCGACGAACTGGCCCATGATCTCGGGCCGCTCGGGATTGCCGAAATTGAGATTGTCGGTGATCGCAAGCGGCTTGCCGCCGACGGCGGTGATGTTGCGCCAGGCTTCCGCCACGGCCTGCATGCCGCCTTGATAAGGATCGGCCTCGCAGTAGCGCGGCGTCACGTCGACGGTCAGCGCCAAGCCCTTCGGGCCGTCCTGCACGCGCACCACGGCGGCATCGCCGCCGGGACGCTGCATGGTGTTGCCGAGAATGACGTGATCGTACTGCTCCCAGACCCAGCGCTTGCTGCACATGTCGGGCGTGCCGATCAGCTTTTCGAGCGCAGCACCGAGACCCATCGGCGCCGCTACCTCGCGCGCATGCACGACCGGCAGCGCGGCGGAGGGGACATGCGGACGGTCATAGAGCGGCGCCTCGTCGCCGAGCTCCTTGATCGGCAAATCGGCCATGACGTCACCGCCATGCTTGACCACAAAGCGCTTGCTCGGCGTGGTGTAGCCGACCACAGCGAAATCGAGGCCCCACTTCTTGAAGATCGCCTCGGCCTCTTTCTCCTTCTCGGGCTTGAGCACCATGAGCATGCGCTCCTGGCTCTCCGAGAGCATCATCTCGTAGGCGCTCATGCCGATCTCACGCGTCGGCACCGCATCGAGATCGAGGTCGACGCCGAGGTCGCCCTTGGCGCCCATCTCGACCGCCGAACACGTCAGCCCCGCCGCGCCCATGTCCTGGATCGCGATGACGCAGCCCTTCTCCATGATCTCGAGACAGGCCTCGAGCAGCAGCTTTTCGGCGAAGGGATCGCCGACCTGGACGGTCGGACGCTTCTCTTCGGACTTGTCGTCGAACTCGGCCGAGGCCATCGAGGCGCCGTGAATGCCGTCGCGGCCGGTCTTGGAGCCGAGATAGACGATCGGCATGTTCACGCCGGAGGCGGCCGCATAGAAGATCTTGTCGGTATCGGCGAGGCCGACCGCCATCGCGTTGACGAGGATGTTGCCGTCATAGCGGGTGTGGAAGCGGACCTGGCCGCCGACCGTCGGCACGCCGAAGGAATTGCCATAGCCGCCGACGCCGGCGACGACACCGGAAACGAGATGGCGCGTCCTGGCATGCTCGGGAGCGCCGAAGCTCAGCGCGTTGAGGCAGGCGATCGGCCGCGCGCCCATCGTGAAGACGTCGCGCAAGATACCGCCGACGCCGGTGGTCGCGCCCTGGTATGGCTCGATGTAGCTCGGGTGGTTGTGGCTCTCCATCTTGAAGACCACGGCCTGGCCGTCGCCGATGTCGATCACGCCGGCATTCTCGCCCGGGCCCTGGATCACCCAAGGCGCCTTGGTCGGCAAGCCCTTCAGATGGAGGCGCGAGGATTTGTACGAGCAGTGCTCGTTCCACATCGCCGAGAAGATGCCGAGTTCGGTGAAGCTCGGCTCCCGGCCGATCAGCTTCAGGATGCGCTCATATTCGTCGGGCTTGAGCCCGTGGGCGGCAATCAGCTCGGGGGTGATCTTGGGTTCGTTCTTCATGGAATTTGGGCTTTCGGCAGCAGTTGGCCGTTCTTAGGAACATCGGGCGGCTTGGAAAAGCCCTTTATGGCGCATTTTCCCGCTGTCCCACGTTTTGCGGCCGGGGGCTGCGGGAACAGGAATTGCACAGCGCGGACAGATCGGATTTAAGGGCAAAAGACCCGCAATTGAAGGCCCATTTCCTTGCATGAATTGACCAAAGCGCCCCCGCCTCGCCGCCCCGACCTCCACGTCGCCACCGACGGGGAATTCCAGGGCTGGCGAACCTGGATTCGCGACAGTTTTGAGAGCCATATCGGCCCGTTCTGGCACAAGATCGAGAACGACGGCAGCGTTCGCTCGGCGTTCCGGGTCGAGAAAAAGCACCTCAACGGCTCCGGAAACGTCCATGGCGGCTGCTTCATGGCGTTTGCCGACTATTGCCTGTTCGCGATCGCCACCCACGAGCTGGATGGCCCAGCCGTGACCACCAATTTCGCCTGCGACTTCCTCGACGCGGCGCGCGAAGGCGAGCTGATCGAATGCGTCGGCGAAGTCTCCCGCGCCGGCGGCTCGCTGATCTTCCTGCGCGGCAAGCTGACATCAGGCGGGCGGCCCCTGTTCACCTTCTCCGGCACGATCAAGCGGGTGAAGCGGAAGCCGGCACTGCAGCCAAACGCATAGCTCGCCGCCTTCCCTTTTGGCGCCCT containing:
- the egtD gene encoding L-histidine N(alpha)-methyltransferase is translated as MNVHASALAEAHLPDEQTTAFAREAIEDLSQQPKKLSPKYFYDAAGSELFEAITRLPEYYPTRTELAILKERGSEIAKIIPEHAALVEFGAGATTKVRLLLNHCKFAAYVPVDISGDFLTAQANGLKRDFPSLGIYPVAADFTTPFELPKAVATMPKVGFFPGSTIGNFEPHEAQAFLKSARAILGRGAQMIIGADLEKEERLLHDAYNDAAGVTARFNLNVLVRINRELGGNFDLSAFTHRAIYNRERHRIEMHLISKKSQTVRLLGTSFSFRAGESIHTENSYKYSLERFAALAQGAGWRVRESWTDAAKMFSVHALEAAE
- a CDS encoding low temperature requirement protein A, which codes for MAADNPRGAMFRVILPNQHSRVTNAELFFDLVFVFAITQVSHTLLHHFTPLGAVHVAVLFLAVWWVWVYTAWVTNWLDPELTPVRILIFLMMLGGLVLSTTIPTAFEGRGLWFAIAYATMQVGRTAFWMFATPHHRTAVRHNAIRILTWLSVSAIFWILGGLAHDEARLWFWIVALTIEYISPAVRFWVPKLGFSSVEAWAVEGGHMAERCSLFVIIALGEAVVVNGATFAELAWTADNMLAFVSALVGSIAMWWVYFHRGAEAGAERISKSEESGRLARLAYTYLHMPIVAGIILTAVSDELVLKHPVGHSDIRTIVSTIGGPLLFLVGTILFKHAIRGFLQLSHGIGIIALAALSWFAAELSPLWLSVAATVIMIVVAVWESVSLGSTPEEAEEH
- a CDS encoding BolA/IbaG family iron-sulfur metabolism protein → MPMDAHDIEAMIKAAIPDAEVTIRDLAGDGDHYAATVISETFRGKSRVQQHQIVYQSLRGQMGGVLHALALQTGVPGA
- a CDS encoding DUF427 domain-containing protein, yielding MKLPGPDHPITITPNPRRVRVTAGGIVIAETTKALTLKEAKYPAVQYVPRQDANMALLERTDRVTHCPYKGDASYYSVKADGQTLDNAIWTYEAPFPAMTEISGHLAFYPDKVKIEEVG
- a CDS encoding DUF1328 domain-containing protein, with translation MTILKWALIFLLVSIVAGVLGFTGISAASADIARFLFYVFVVIFLVLLILGLTIFRA
- a CDS encoding acyltransferase, with the protein product MSHSATIGAEAHAAPRSKARNLSLDRARTFLTLVVLLHHAVIPYTYFGHTDPASWAGFDIVVLATDSFFMAMFFFLSGLFTWPGIARKAPSVFLSNRLLRLGLPFAIAAFTVIPLAYYAIALRHDPGLSFTAFWWKTITVGPWPSGPIWFVWVLLAFDLTASLLYRVSAHLVDPVNRVSLRGFEQPVVFWLLLVVITTIAYVPALLYFGGSTWFEFGPFSVQASRIPLYFAYFFIGVSVGAANFDRGILSADGQLPKQRWLWVLATLIPYCLMWVMIYIKREILGNPDPQPHWYQAIYGTFFVLFSGSILLAILAFFLDQKSPRPNLLDRMQADAYGIFLVHYPIALWIQYGLFDYSWPAIVKATIGFVLTVISSWGLTAALRKIPGASHVL
- the purL gene encoding phosphoribosylformylglycinamidine synthase subunit PurL, giving the protein MKNEPKITPELIAAHGLKPDEYERILKLIGREPSFTELGIFSAMWNEHCSYKSSRLHLKGLPTKAPWVIQGPGENAGVIDIGDGQAVVFKMESHNHPSYIEPYQGATTGVGGILRDVFTMGARPIACLNALSFGAPEHARTRHLVSGVVAGVGGYGNSFGVPTVGGQVRFHTRYDGNILVNAMAVGLADTDKIFYAAASGVNMPIVYLGSKTGRDGIHGASMASAEFDDKSEEKRPTVQVGDPFAEKLLLEACLEIMEKGCVIAIQDMGAAGLTCSAVEMGAKGDLGVDLDLDAVPTREIGMSAYEMMLSESQERMLMVLKPEKEKEAEAIFKKWGLDFAVVGYTTPSKRFVVKHGGDVMADLPIKELGDEAPLYDRPHVPSAALPVVHAREVAAPMGLGAALEKLIGTPDMCSKRWVWEQYDHVILGNTMQRPGGDAAVVRVQDGPKGLALTVDVTPRYCEADPYQGGMQAVAEAWRNITAVGGKPLAITDNLNFGNPERPEIMGQFVGCLKGISEACRTLDFPVVSGNVSLYNETNGRAILPTPSIGGVGLLDDFTKSASLAFKAEGEAILLIGDTHGWLGQSVYLRDICGREEGAPPPVDLAAEKRNGDCVRGMIHAGTATAVHDLSDGGLLIALAEMAMASGIGAKLLAAPTALVPQAYWFGEDQARYLVTVPETEAGRVLAKMRGCEVPCVRIGTTGGDAIAIAGEAPVTIEALRTSFERWLPEYMGGKAA
- a CDS encoding PaaI family thioesterase; protein product: MHELTKAPPPRRPDLHVATDGEFQGWRTWIRDSFESHIGPFWHKIENDGSVRSAFRVEKKHLNGSGNVHGGCFMAFADYCLFAIATHELDGPAVTTNFACDFLDAAREGELIECVGEVSRAGGSLIFLRGKLTSGGRPLFTFSGTIKRVKRKPALQPNA